The following are from one region of the Nicotiana tomentosiformis chromosome 7, ASM39032v3, whole genome shotgun sequence genome:
- the LOC104107496 gene encoding LIMR family protein At5g01460 produces the protein MGDFNLALVIVAIVVCILVFLFNIYLLINYQHPDDANQAYFPKFVVVLGLSIAAISILMLPADVANRQACRHAIYNGACNLTLPMKDLWLAIYIADAVLVFFVIPFAMFYYEGDQDKTIGKRIKSALCWVVTTAIVCALLLGILYGLAGKADFTVRHLSSANAPFPNSFNFNSGQQCINGTRQCSAYSANASSETTWTMRATFPEYVVALATIVGSVLFTIFGGVGIACLPLGLIFSFIRRPKAVITRSQYIKEATELGKKAKELKKAADALHQEERSGSKGRKWRKNVKAVEKEVLLLEEDVKALEEMYPQGEKAETAWAMTVLGYLAKLILGVLGLIVSVAWVAHIVIYLLIDPPLSSFLNEVFIKLDDVWGLLGTAAFAFFCFYLLLSVIAGAMMLGLKLVFITIHPMKWGATLMNSFLFNVGLILLCSISVIQFCATAFAYYAQATAAQEIFGHNLQSLRGIKYLYKYNVFQIGFIVLAGLTFVYYAAFGWRRKKPSGRFQLSS, from the exons ATGGGGGATTTCAATCTCGCACTCGTAATCGTAGCCATAGTCGTGTGTATTCTCGTATTCCTCTTCAATATATACCTACTCATCAATTACCAGCATCCCGATGATGCTAATCAAGCTTATTTTCCCAAATTCGTCGTCGTTTTGGGCCTCTCAATAGCCGCCATTTCGATCCTCATGTTACCAGCCGATGTGGCGAACCGGCAGGCTTGTCGACACGCGATTTATAACGGCGCGTGTAATCTCACACTTCCTATGAAGGATCTATGGCTTGCTATCTACATTGCTGATGCTGTTCTCGTTTTCTTCGTTATTCCTTTTGCTATGTTCTACTACGAAGGCGACCAGGATAA GACTATTGGAAAAAGGATTAAAAGTGCATTGTGTTGGGTGGTGACCACAGCAATCGTGTGTGCTTTGTTGCTtggaattttatatg GGCTTGCTGGAAAGGCTGATTTCACTGTAAGACACTTATCATCAGCCAACGCTCCCTTTCCAAATTCATTCAACTTTAACAGTGGTCAACAGTGTATAAACGGTACCCGACAG TGTTCAGCATATTCTGCTAATGCTTCCTCTGAAACAACCTGGACTATGCGTGCTACTTTTCCTGAATATGTTGTTGCTCTGGCTACTATTGTTGGATCTGTGCTTTTCACG ATTTTTGGTGGTGTTGGCATTGCCTGTCTCCCGTTGGGACTTATATTTTCGTTCATCAGGCGTCCAAAGGCTGTTATTACACGATCACAATATATCAAG GAAGCTACCGAGCTAGGTAAAAAAGCAAAAGAACTGAAAAAGGCAGCTGATGCCCTTCATCAAGAAGAAAGGAGTGGAAGTAAGGGAAGAAAATGGCGGAAGAATGTGAAGGCAGTCGAGAAG GAGGTGCTTCTTCTTGAAGAGGATGTCAAGGCTCTAGAGGAGATGTACCCTCAAGGTGAAAAG GCTGAGACTGCTTGGGCAATGACGGTATTAGGCTATTTGGCAAAACTCATCCTAGGTGTTTTAGG GCTGATTGTCTCTGTAGCATGGGTTGCCCATATCGTAATATATCTCCTGATTGATCCTCCACTTTCTTCTTTCCTTAATGAGGTTTTCATCAAACTTGACGATGTTTGGG GTCTTTTGGGCACTGCagcttttgcatttttttgcTTCTACCTTCTGCTTTCGGTGATTGCTGGAGCAATGATGCTTGGCTTGAAATTAGTTTTTATCACAATTCATCCCATGAA ATGGGGAGCTACGCTCATGAACTCCTTTCTTTTCAATGTGGGCCTTATTCTTCTCTGCTCTATCAG TGTCATTCAGTTCTGTGCTACAGCGTTTGCATACTATGCTCAAGCCACTGCAGCTCAAGAAATATTTGGTCACAATCTGCAATCACTTCGTGGAATTAAATATTTGTATAA GTACAATGTGTTTCAAATTGGGTTCATCGTTTTAGCTGGGCTGACATTTGTTTACTATGCTGCATTT GGGTGGAGAAGGAAAAAGCCCAGTGGGAGGTTCCAGCTTTCCAGTTAA
- the LOC104107495 gene encoding GDSL esterase/lipase CPRD49-like isoform X1 — translation MVSRPQFVLFGSSIVQFSYSYQGWGAILTDLYARKADIVLRGYAGWNSRCALQVLDQVFPKDAAVQPSLVIVYFGGNDSVEPHPSGLSAHVPLPEYVENMRKIAIHLKSLSEKTRIIFLSAPAVNEAQITEIHGNGLDRSNDSCRKYSEACIQLCQELGVKVIDLWTTLQQRDDWLTACFTDGIHLSSEGSKLVVKEILKVVKEAEWEPNLHWRSLPIEFPEISPYIFVGPKGETAVNVSQLDLEWQTQWH, via the exons ATGGTAAGTCGTCCACAGTTTGTGCTGTTTGGTTCATCCATAGTACAGTTCAGCTATAGTTATCAAGGATGGGGTGCAATTCTCACTGACCTTTATGCTCGCAAG GCAGATATAGTGCTGCGTGGATATGCCGGTTGGAATTCAAGGTGCGCTCTTCAAGTCTTGGATCAAGTGTTTCCCAAG GATGCAGCTGTACAGCCTTCTCTGGTCATAGTTTATTTCGGAGGGAATGATTCTGTGGAGCCTCACCCAAGTGGCCTGAGTGCTCATGTTCCTCTTCCTGAATATGTAGAGAACATGAGGAAGATCGCAATTCATCTGAAG AGTCTCTCTGAGAAGACTCGGATAATCTTTCTCAGTGCTCCTGCTGTGAATGAGGCACAAATCACTGAAATACACGG TAACGGCCTTGATCGATCAAATGACTCCTGTCGGAAATATTCAGAAGCTTGTATACAGTTGTGCCAAGAGTTGGGTGTGAAGGTTATTGATCTTTGGACAACACTTCAGCAAAGGGATGATTGGTTGACTGCTTGCTTTAC GGATGGAATACATTTATCATCTGAAGGCAGCAAGCTTGTAGTCAAGGAAATCTTAAAAGTTGTCAAAGAGGCAGAGTGGGAACCAAACCTGCATTGGAGATCATTGCCTATTGAATTCCCTGAAATCTCTCCATATATCTTTGTTGGTCCCAAGGGTGAGACTGCTGTGAACGTTTCGCAGTTGGATCTTGAATGGCAGACTCAGTGGCACTAA
- the LOC104107495 gene encoding GDSL esterase/lipase CPRD49-like isoform X2 — translation MADIVLRGYAGWNSRCALQVLDQVFPKDAAVQPSLVIVYFGGNDSVEPHPSGLSAHVPLPEYVENMRKIAIHLKSLSEKTRIIFLSAPAVNEAQITEIHGNGLDRSNDSCRKYSEACIQLCQELGVKVIDLWTTLQQRDDWLTACFTDGIHLSSEGSKLVVKEILKVVKEAEWEPNLHWRSLPIEFPEISPYIFVGPKGETAVNVSQLDLEWQTQWH, via the exons ATG GCAGATATAGTGCTGCGTGGATATGCCGGTTGGAATTCAAGGTGCGCTCTTCAAGTCTTGGATCAAGTGTTTCCCAAG GATGCAGCTGTACAGCCTTCTCTGGTCATAGTTTATTTCGGAGGGAATGATTCTGTGGAGCCTCACCCAAGTGGCCTGAGTGCTCATGTTCCTCTTCCTGAATATGTAGAGAACATGAGGAAGATCGCAATTCATCTGAAG AGTCTCTCTGAGAAGACTCGGATAATCTTTCTCAGTGCTCCTGCTGTGAATGAGGCACAAATCACTGAAATACACGG TAACGGCCTTGATCGATCAAATGACTCCTGTCGGAAATATTCAGAAGCTTGTATACAGTTGTGCCAAGAGTTGGGTGTGAAGGTTATTGATCTTTGGACAACACTTCAGCAAAGGGATGATTGGTTGACTGCTTGCTTTAC GGATGGAATACATTTATCATCTGAAGGCAGCAAGCTTGTAGTCAAGGAAATCTTAAAAGTTGTCAAAGAGGCAGAGTGGGAACCAAACCTGCATTGGAGATCATTGCCTATTGAATTCCCTGAAATCTCTCCATATATCTTTGTTGGTCCCAAGGGTGAGACTGCTGTGAACGTTTCGCAGTTGGATCTTGAATGGCAGACTCAGTGGCACTAA